A stretch of the Natribaculum luteum genome encodes the following:
- a CDS encoding IS1595-like element ISNpe28 family transposase (programmed frameshift), whose product MDEKSAQVFLPPRERCFERLRLARFGETVTCVHCESDDVVKRGTTGKDAQQYWCKGCETYFNDLTNTIFGQHRFELEEMFYIVKEMRSEPTAQIARDLGRDYEAVLNFVHKVQDVSGEIDEFELYDVCEADEIYVTAGEKGIEDEDQSPRKRGLKKKGRGRFESDKPPVLTLVRRDDGRVRFLVCKDLQDADEDIAEYGDGSVILCTDDYTIYDEIEEKEGVDGHLAVTHSDTYVIGDAHTNTCENRHSFLRQWLAKFRGVSKHHLQRYLNFLELKLNEPDSWFEKLLCYNVSG is encoded by the exons ATGGACGAGAAGTCTGCGCAAGTGTTCCTTCCACCACGTGAGCGGTGCTTTGAACGTCTCCGTCTCGCCCGCTTCGGCGAGACGGTGACGTGTGTCCATTGCGAGAGTGACGACGTTGTCAAGCGCGGAACAACCGGAAAAGACGCCCAGCAGTACTGGTGCAAGGGGTGTGAGACGTACTTCAACGACCTCACAAACACGATCTTCGGCCAACATCGCTTCGAACTGGAAGAGATGTTCTATATCGTCAAGGAGATGCGATCTGAGCCGACCGCTCAGATCGCTCGTGACCTTGGCCGAGACTACGAAGCTGTTCTCAACTTCGTTCACAAAGTCCAGGATGTGAGCGGGGAGATCGATGAATTTGAGCTGTACGATGTCTGTGAAGCTGACGAGATCTACGTAACAGCTGGTGAGAAAGGGATCGAAGACGAGGATCAGAGTCCGCGCAAGCGCGGACTCA AAAAAAAGGGACGAGGACGATTCGAATCAGACAAACCACCGGTGTTGACACTCGTCCGTCGGGATGACGGACGAGTTCGGTTTCTCGTCTGCAAGGATCTCCAAGACGCCGACGAAGACATCGCTGAATACGGTGATGGAAGCGTCATCCTCTGTACCGATGATTACACAATCTACGACGAGATCGAGGAGAAGGAGGGGGTGGACGGCCATCTGGCCGTCACCCACTCCGACACCTACGTCATCGGCGATGCCCACACGAACACCTGTGAGAACCGCCACAGCTTCCTTCGCCAGTGGCTGGCGAAGTTCAGAGGTGTCTCAAAACATCATCTCCAACGGTATCTCAATTTCCTTGAACTGAAACTCAACGAACCAGATAGCTGGTTCGAGAAACTCCTATGTTACAATGTATCGGGATGA
- a CDS encoding DUF7437 domain-containing protein, whose amino-acid sequence MSNAPTPIQPPDAGHTAHRFFVIQELLGTPDLARFYTDLLINSPTTVTAARERQGFSKSTAYKYANTLAELGVAEELDEYETGSALWRADPVSGDWTDEMTLELGPAIIAVYGATSVDDDLELFVDRHGKAALAPAVIATLTYLQGETTRRGVADELGVPAVEAIAVTQAVERIIAVVKDHDPTLSDITFEVEVHDRAIEQGPYQRADE is encoded by the coding sequence ATGTCGAACGCTCCAACGCCTATCCAGCCACCGGATGCGGGACACACTGCCCACCGGTTTTTTGTCATTCAGGAACTGCTGGGGACTCCTGATCTCGCGCGGTTCTACACTGACCTTCTGATTAACTCTCCGACAACGGTCACGGCAGCCCGTGAGCGGCAGGGATTCTCCAAAAGTACCGCCTACAAATACGCGAATACACTCGCCGAATTAGGTGTCGCAGAAGAACTGGACGAGTACGAAACTGGCTCCGCACTCTGGCGTGCCGATCCCGTAAGTGGGGACTGGACAGACGAAATGACCCTCGAACTCGGTCCTGCCATCATCGCGGTCTATGGTGCGACTAGCGTTGACGACGATCTTGAACTGTTCGTTGATCGGCACGGGAAAGCGGCACTCGCACCGGCGGTCATTGCCACACTCACTTACTTGCAGGGCGAGACGACGCGTCGTGGCGTCGCGGACGAACTCGGTGTGCCTGCTGTGGAAGCCATCGCGGTCACCCAGGCGGTTGAGCGGATCATCGCTGTAGTGAAAGACCACGACCCAACGCTGAGCGACATTACGTTCGAGGTAGAGGTCCACGACCGAGCAATTGAGCAGGGGCCGTACCAGCGAGCCGATGAGTGA
- a CDS encoding ISH3 family transposase — protein sequence MFSIPQPDGVLSDSDVKDLAEDVICQLPLPGIEGSPLDPGDIWVVVILAAVNQTSIWETCKDNDNAACDDTVMDWLHTLNREWLERVANRLLREVAMTILDPDRSRIVSIDFVDNPYHGTYADEEGELCRMHAKDGTTTCHRYCTAYLVSNGKPVTLAMTYVRSDEKEADAVERVLDRVEAYPFEIELLLADRGFYNERILRRSREIAATVVPVQKKGKRMRKKLDTHCSYMTTYRMYKGRERELEFPLAVAVSYHAGDRGKSGEVVRGYVACDLADRTPKQVERLYRKRSAIETSYRVFRQARVVTTTQDPIIRFAFVLVGFLLENLWLVLRWAVVARPQRGGRDLPEEFTFKTFSDWIRHALEEELERSWEIEMNGTGVPEAYAPAAG from the coding sequence GTGTTCAGTATCCCTCAGCCAGACGGTGTTCTTTCGGATTCGGACGTGAAAGATTTAGCGGAAGACGTCATCTGCCAGCTCCCCTTGCCAGGGATCGAGGGCTCGCCCCTCGATCCCGGCGATATCTGGGTTGTTGTCATTCTTGCAGCAGTCAATCAGACGTCCATCTGGGAGACGTGCAAGGACAACGACAACGCTGCCTGTGATGATACTGTCATGGACTGGCTCCATACGCTCAACCGAGAGTGGCTTGAGCGGGTTGCTAACCGCCTTCTCAGGGAGGTGGCGATGACGATCCTCGACCCTGATCGGTCGAGGATCGTCTCCATTGACTTCGTCGATAACCCCTACCACGGAACGTACGCCGATGAAGAAGGTGAACTCTGCCGCATGCACGCGAAAGACGGAACAACGACGTGCCACCGGTACTGCACGGCGTATCTCGTCTCGAACGGAAAGCCAGTGACGCTGGCGATGACGTACGTCCGTAGTGATGAGAAAGAGGCCGACGCGGTCGAGCGCGTCCTCGACCGCGTCGAAGCCTATCCCTTCGAGATAGAGCTTCTGTTGGCTGATCGTGGCTTCTACAACGAACGTATTCTGCGCCGCTCACGGGAGATTGCTGCGACTGTCGTTCCCGTCCAAAAGAAGGGCAAGCGCATGAGGAAGAAGCTGGATACGCACTGCTCGTACATGACAACCTATCGGATGTACAAAGGCCGCGAGCGGGAACTGGAATTCCCGCTCGCGGTCGCTGTATCATATCACGCCGGAGATCGCGGGAAAAGCGGCGAGGTCGTTCGAGGCTATGTGGCGTGCGATCTGGCCGATCGCACGCCGAAACAAGTCGAACGGCTCTATCGAAAACGGTCAGCGATCGAAACGAGCTACCGTGTATTTCGCCAAGCACGAGTGGTAACGACGACACAAGACCCAATCATCCGCTTCGCGTTCGTCCTGGTTGGATTCCTGTTGGAGAACCTCTGGCTTGTGCTTCGATGGGCGGTCGTCGCCCGCCCCCAGCGGGGCGGGCGCGACCTGCCCGAGGAATTCACGTTCAAGACCTTCTCTGACTGGATCAGACATGCATTAGAGGAAGAGCTAGAGCGGAGTTGGGAGATCGAGATGAACGGAACAGGTGTGCCAGAAGCATACGCGCCGGCCGCGGGCTGA
- a CDS encoding ABC transporter ATP-binding protein — protein sequence MTISKPILELTDVTVSYGDVEVVRDVSIDIIESEVLSIVGPSGSGKSTLMRAIAGLEPVAGGQIALAERPVSSDSIQTRPQDRDVGMVFQNFALWPHKTVRENVSFPLVATGTQPADARARVAEVLSLVELDGYEDRYPGDLSGGQRQRVALARALAPDPSLLLLDEPLSSLDAQLKRHLLSELDRIQSEVGVTTIYVTHDQHAAMQIADRIAILRDGQLQQVGSPRDVYRSPVNEFVATFVGELNAFSPAVLTRVFGHGDVGQAARVGIRPEDFRLQPVAATDGDRQLARSDRDTRARGTVERATFLGDRTRYEVRTDGVSFTVVEHSRTQYDEDSPVLVEFDRADVIELSVLPDWCESWS from the coding sequence ATGACTATCAGCAAACCCATCCTCGAACTGACGGACGTTACAGTCAGCTACGGCGACGTCGAGGTCGTCCGAGACGTCTCGATCGACATCATCGAAAGTGAAGTCCTCTCCATCGTCGGACCGAGCGGGAGCGGCAAATCGACCCTGATGCGTGCTATTGCCGGCCTCGAACCGGTAGCCGGTGGCCAGATCGCACTCGCCGAACGACCGGTCTCTTCTGACTCGATCCAGACGCGACCGCAGGATCGGGACGTCGGAATGGTCTTCCAGAACTTCGCACTCTGGCCGCACAAAACCGTCCGTGAAAACGTCAGCTTCCCACTCGTTGCGACCGGAACGCAACCGGCCGACGCACGTGCCCGCGTTGCGGAGGTCCTCTCGCTCGTCGAACTGGACGGATACGAGGACCGATACCCGGGAGACCTGAGCGGTGGCCAACGACAACGAGTCGCCCTCGCTCGAGCGCTGGCTCCCGATCCGTCGTTGCTCCTGCTCGACGAACCCCTGTCGAGTCTGGATGCACAGTTGAAACGCCATCTCCTGTCGGAACTGGATCGAATTCAGTCGGAAGTTGGTGTCACGACGATTTACGTGACGCACGATCAGCACGCTGCGATGCAGATCGCAGATCGCATCGCGATCTTGCGTGACGGCCAACTCCAGCAAGTCGGGTCTCCACGTGACGTCTATCGATCACCGGTCAACGAGTTCGTCGCGACTTTCGTCGGCGAACTAAACGCGTTCTCGCCAGCGGTACTGACTCGAGTATTCGGCCACGGCGACGTTGGCCAGGCAGCCAGGGTCGGTATTCGCCCTGAAGACTTCCGTCTGCAGCCCGTCGCGGCAACCGATGGTGACCGACAGCTCGCACGCTCCGATCGAGACACGCGTGCACGGGGAACTGTCGAGCGGGCGACCTTCCTCGGAGATCGGACGCGATACGAGGTCCGAACCGACGGTGTTTCATTCACCGTCGTCGAGCACTCTCGAACGCAGTATGACGAGGACTCGCCGGTTCTGGTCGAATTCGATCGGGCCGACGTAATCGAACTGTCGGTACTTCCCGACTGGTGTGAGAGCTGGAGCTAA
- a CDS encoding ABC transporter permease, with protein sequence MSGSTRFRTLRSHRLVRSITRPPRLVALGLLLPLLLFAGYPLAILVSKTVVVDGVTTLAFWRSIVFGTPNRFISAWDATYSSTLVWRPLKHSLVVATGTTAAAVVVGTALATLVSLTDVRFKSLLTTIAIYQVILPPFALATAWIIMGQRLGLPATIRYGPAPMILVLAIHFYPFVYLITSAAFKKIDFRLLEAAFVHGVSKRVALREVVLPLAGPAIVGSGALVSFSSLAVFAPVAILGGGSDPYRVLSTQIFALYQNALSTPTIMPVAAIASLLLTAVSLLPFLGYYVMLKRSRTETVSGQGSHSELFELGTYRTPISLVILGSFLSTIVVPLAFLGLQSVSPSWSLIDVNAMSLEAYRAIFHSPQLAYSLLASLLIGLSAATIGTVASLFVSYVLVAGTDRLLTFATYGLSLVSFVLPGVALGIAYLLVVTQPLPGLGDSFTLRFLYGSIVLVIVVTTVRNLPFGVQSTASSLVQIDDSLVEAGYLNNASVLEVFREILVPLVRRSLAASWILTFIFAVKELDVIVFLYSPQPFTQGTVSLSSITDAPPIMYQIFYMLNAPQDPELYSRAAALLVIVSAVLLVAILAVKRLTAVDFEQFMTA encoded by the coding sequence ATGAGTGGGAGCACGCGATTCCGAACGCTTCGGTCGCATCGGCTCGTCCGCTCGATTACTCGTCCACCGAGGCTCGTCGCTCTCGGGCTTTTGCTCCCGCTGCTCCTGTTTGCAGGGTACCCACTCGCGATCCTCGTTTCCAAAACCGTCGTCGTAGACGGCGTGACGACGCTCGCTTTCTGGCGATCGATCGTTTTCGGCACCCCGAATCGGTTCATCTCGGCCTGGGACGCGACGTACTCCTCGACGCTCGTCTGGCGACCGTTGAAACACTCACTCGTCGTAGCCACGGGAACGACGGCCGCTGCCGTTGTCGTCGGTACGGCGCTTGCAACCCTCGTGAGTTTGACGGACGTTCGATTCAAGTCGCTGCTTACGACGATTGCGATTTATCAGGTGATTCTCCCGCCGTTTGCCCTGGCGACAGCCTGGATCATCATGGGTCAACGACTCGGATTACCGGCGACGATCCGATACGGCCCAGCACCGATGATTCTCGTGCTCGCGATTCACTTCTATCCCTTCGTCTACCTGATTACGAGTGCCGCATTCAAGAAGATCGACTTCCGGTTGCTGGAGGCCGCGTTCGTCCACGGGGTTTCGAAGCGTGTCGCGCTGCGAGAGGTCGTTCTCCCGCTCGCTGGCCCTGCGATCGTCGGGAGCGGTGCGCTCGTTTCGTTCTCGTCTCTCGCCGTCTTCGCCCCGGTCGCGATTCTCGGTGGCGGATCTGATCCGTATCGAGTGCTCTCGACACAGATCTTTGCGCTCTACCAGAACGCGCTCTCGACTCCGACCATCATGCCGGTCGCGGCGATCGCATCGCTGTTGCTCACTGCCGTTTCACTGCTTCCGTTTCTCGGCTACTACGTCATGTTAAAACGGAGTCGGACGGAAACGGTGAGCGGACAGGGATCTCACAGTGAACTCTTCGAGCTGGGCACCTATCGCACCCCGATTTCGCTCGTCATCCTCGGATCGTTCCTGTCTACGATCGTCGTCCCACTCGCCTTCCTCGGGTTGCAGTCGGTATCCCCCTCGTGGTCGCTGATCGACGTGAACGCGATGTCGCTCGAGGCGTACAGAGCGATTTTCCACTCCCCCCAGCTAGCGTATAGCCTACTCGCCTCACTGCTCATCGGACTCAGCGCGGCGACGATCGGCACGGTCGCAAGTCTGTTCGTCTCGTACGTTCTCGTCGCCGGAACCGATCGACTACTGACGTTCGCTACCTACGGGCTCTCGTTGGTATCGTTCGTACTCCCAGGCGTTGCACTGGGTATCGCGTATCTGCTGGTCGTGACCCAACCACTCCCCGGTCTCGGTGACTCTTTCACGCTTCGATTTCTGTACGGCTCGATCGTCCTCGTGATCGTCGTCACGACCGTCCGAAATCTCCCGTTTGGCGTCCAGAGCACCGCGAGTTCGCTAGTCCAGATCGACGACTCGCTCGTCGAAGCAGGCTACCTGAACAACGCCAGCGTTCTCGAGGTCTTCCGCGAAATTCTGGTCCCTCTCGTCCGTCGGTCACTGGCCGCCTCCTGGATACTTACGTTCATCTTCGCCGTCAAGGAACTGGACGTGATCGTCTTTCTCTACTCACCCCAGCCGTTCACACAGGGGACAGTCTCTCTTTCGTCGATCACCGACGCACCACCGATCATGTACCAGATCTTCTATATGCTGAACGCCCCACAGGACCCCGAACTCTACTCTCGAGCGGCAGCCCTTCTCGTTATCGTGTCCGCGGTACTTCTCGTGGCGATTCTCGCAGTGAAACGATTGACGGCAGTCGACTTCGAGCAGTTCATGACAGCATGA
- a CDS encoding ABC transporter substrate-binding protein codes for MSQNSRSRRRFLTTAGMTGTALLAGCAGENDGEPADETNTSGDAGTPTNSDGATLRVFDQEANFADPYEEAVSRFEENHDVTVEVVGGLGANVVDKYLVEKSNDMPTADVLAGWIPQKLLSAQLDGKLAQPELPTLADRIPQRFRDPLLVRHVAAIVPAYNPDKLQAAGIEPPESYAALTDERFAGRIEVVDPVNVSSAMKVVAYVANNIGGWEYWESLHENGAKVVSGYPQVPKDVISSGTDTSVGILGLGLGLPAEKDGEPIKNVIPTEGAVGSSHAIAINPDSPNPELTRRFIEEVKFDEDVLDFWTNKYLPVTLDGHELPDDSPLSLEDIRLADWNWMIEHELDLKVRWQNIFS; via the coding sequence ATGTCTCAGAATTCGAGATCCCGACGGCGGTTTCTGACGACTGCTGGTATGACTGGTACGGCCCTGCTCGCTGGTTGTGCGGGGGAAAACGACGGAGAACCGGCGGACGAAACGAATACGTCTGGGGACGCTGGAACACCCACCAACTCGGATGGGGCGACGCTTCGTGTGTTCGATCAAGAAGCTAATTTTGCCGACCCGTACGAGGAGGCAGTGTCCCGGTTCGAGGAAAATCACGACGTGACTGTCGAAGTGGTTGGGGGGCTTGGAGCGAACGTCGTCGACAAATATCTTGTCGAGAAAAGTAACGATATGCCGACAGCAGACGTTCTTGCAGGATGGATTCCACAAAAACTGCTCAGTGCCCAACTTGACGGCAAACTCGCTCAACCCGAACTTCCCACGCTCGCGGATCGCATTCCACAACGGTTCCGTGACCCGCTGCTCGTTCGACACGTTGCCGCAATCGTTCCGGCGTACAATCCGGACAAACTGCAGGCAGCTGGAATCGAACCACCGGAGTCGTATGCAGCACTCACCGACGAGCGGTTTGCCGGACGAATCGAAGTCGTCGATCCGGTCAACGTCAGCAGTGCGATGAAGGTCGTCGCCTACGTCGCAAACAACATCGGCGGCTGGGAGTACTGGGAGTCGCTTCACGAGAACGGTGCCAAAGTCGTCTCCGGGTATCCGCAAGTCCCGAAGGACGTCATCAGTTCGGGGACTGATACTTCGGTCGGTATTCTCGGGCTCGGGCTGGGACTTCCAGCCGAGAAAGACGGAGAGCCGATCAAAAACGTCATTCCGACTGAGGGCGCAGTTGGAAGTTCTCACGCGATTGCAATCAATCCGGATTCGCCCAACCCCGAGCTGACACGCCGGTTCATCGAGGAAGTGAAATTCGACGAGGACGTGCTGGACTTCTGGACGAACAAGTACCTCCCGGTGACCCTCGACGGGCACGAACTGCCCGATGATTCACCGTTGTCGCTCGAGGACATTCGTCTCGCCGACTGGAACTGGATGATCGAGCACGAGCTGGATCTCAAGGTCAGATGGCAGAATATCTTCAGCTGA
- a CDS encoding DDE-type integrase/transposase/recombinase, with translation MLDQLVQRAREQRVFPREDTPTEQRVEAAFLYHFGLSYRQVGEWLGHSHQAVHEWYTALADLFELEPDEHGTVVVDETKVIVDDREVYVWAAIDRHTDEVIHVEASPGRSELDALLFLRIVLERCRGRPVIVVDRGPWYNWSLDELDLPCESRRETWGDRSIVESWFSPFTLRIRRFFDRFPYRSSWQSADRWTKAFVLIHNTRC, from the coding sequence ATGCTCGACCAGCTAGTCCAACGAGCACGCGAGCAAAGAGTGTTTCCACGCGAGGACACACCGACCGAACAACGGGTTGAGGCGGCATTTCTGTACCATTTCGGCCTGTCCTACCGCCAAGTTGGCGAGTGGCTCGGCCACTCCCACCAAGCGGTCCACGAGTGGTATACGGCACTCGCTGACCTGTTCGAACTGGAACCTGATGAACACGGCACAGTGGTCGTCGACGAGACGAAAGTCATCGTCGACGACCGCGAGGTCTATGTCTGGGCGGCAATCGATCGCCACACCGACGAAGTGATCCACGTCGAGGCGTCTCCCGGTCGATCTGAACTTGACGCGCTGTTGTTCCTCCGGATTGTCCTCGAACGGTGTCGAGGACGGCCCGTCATCGTCGTCGATCGTGGCCCCTGGTACAACTGGAGCCTCGACGAACTCGATCTCCCGTGTGAGTCGCGCCGAGAAACGTGGGGTGATCGCTCGATCGTCGAATCGTGGTTCAGCCCGTTCACACTCCGAATCAGGCGGTTCTTCGACCGCTTTCCGTATCGGAGTTCGTGGCAGTCAGCTGATCGCTGGACGAAAGCCTTCGTGCTCATTCACAATACGAGGTGCTAA
- a CDS encoding alpha/beta fold hydrolase, producing the protein MSASNPPQRRSRLGSQQANVVPVDSDRQIAYAEYGRPDGVPVVFLHGTPGSRRLGALLGTAAQENGVRVLAPDRPGYGRSSPWPNRSVCDAAEFITPVLDDADVQTAGLIAFSGGGPYALSIVATKPERISQVDIISGATPPTVSEEPPAIQRLLVGLATTTPSVLRGLFRGQTWLAERLDPSFVVGQYTATDDAVPNAAAEIVKEDFVEAFARHRSGAVTEFRNTATDWGIDVEEIDVDVRFWHGSNDTNVPIAGARHLERKIPSAELRVLDGVDHLQTLLRSIPDVLEGYR; encoded by the coding sequence ATGTCAGCATCAAATCCACCCCAACGTAGGTCGAGGTTGGGCTCTCAGCAAGCGAACGTCGTTCCAGTAGATAGTGACCGACAGATCGCGTACGCTGAATACGGACGCCCAGATGGGGTTCCGGTGGTGTTTCTCCACGGAACGCCTGGATCCCGTCGGTTAGGGGCGCTTCTTGGGACAGCAGCCCAGGAGAACGGCGTTCGAGTACTCGCCCCCGACAGACCAGGATACGGCCGCTCCTCACCGTGGCCGAATCGGTCGGTGTGTGATGCCGCTGAGTTCATTACGCCCGTTCTGGACGACGCTGACGTGCAGACTGCGGGTCTCATCGCATTCTCTGGCGGCGGTCCATACGCGCTATCGATAGTGGCAACGAAACCTGAGAGAATTAGTCAAGTCGATATTATTTCTGGGGCGACGCCCCCAACCGTCAGCGAGGAACCTCCTGCGATACAGCGGCTCCTGGTGGGTTTGGCGACCACGACCCCATCCGTCCTCCGCGGACTCTTTCGTGGACAGACGTGGCTCGCGGAACGCCTGGATCCGTCGTTCGTCGTGGGACAATATACTGCAACCGACGACGCAGTACCCAACGCTGCGGCGGAGATCGTAAAGGAGGACTTCGTCGAGGCGTTCGCCCGTCACCGCAGTGGCGCAGTGACCGAGTTCCGGAATACGGCAACTGACTGGGGTATCGACGTCGAGGAGATCGACGTAGACGTACGGTTCTGGCACGGGAGTAACGACACGAACGTACCGATTGCCGGGGCTCGACACCTGGAACGGAAGATCCCGAGCGCCGAATTGCGCGTTCTCGACGGCGTGGATCACCTTCAGACGCTGCTTCGGAGTATCCCCGACGTGCTGGAGGGGTATCGATGA
- a CDS encoding CPBP family intramembrane glutamic endopeptidase — MTDSLSVRRMLASVRIGDSLGDRFGTVLIITLLPVPLVSLLYAAHRMLTDTPTGAYSLVSGYLFYGCVNLLVVGLLYGLLTPNQRAAVFTFRWPSLNETAAAIGMFVAGLGVYQITAQLNAALGYQLQGLSYSLSNPTAVLAIVLGAVVLAPVTEEILYRGLVLGAFTSRGFGPVSATVLMTALFALIHLPNFGVAGTIFISAWGFLPAVLRLRYDNLSGAVVMHALNNLFAYVVVVAAGWA; from the coding sequence ATGACCGACTCGCTCAGTGTCCGACGGATGCTGGCAAGCGTTCGTATCGGTGACTCTCTTGGTGACCGATTTGGAACCGTACTGATAATCACGCTCCTCCCGGTTCCATTGGTCTCACTTCTGTACGCCGCCCACAGGATGCTCACTGATACCCCCACTGGAGCATACTCGTTGGTATCCGGCTACCTGTTCTACGGCTGTGTGAATCTTCTCGTCGTCGGGCTGCTGTATGGGCTTTTAACCCCCAACCAGCGCGCAGCGGTATTCACCTTCCGGTGGCCGTCACTGAACGAGACGGCCGCCGCTATCGGTATGTTCGTTGCCGGTCTCGGGGTGTATCAGATTACCGCACAACTGAACGCGGCTCTCGGATACCAACTGCAGGGGCTCTCTTACTCGTTGAGTAACCCGACAGCCGTCCTTGCAATTGTCCTCGGGGCGGTCGTGTTGGCTCCGGTCACTGAGGAGATTCTCTATCGAGGGCTCGTCCTCGGGGCCTTCACGTCACGTGGGTTCGGGCCCGTGAGTGCGACGGTCCTGATGACCGCGCTCTTCGCGCTCATCCACTTACCGAACTTCGGTGTCGCCGGAACGATCTTCATCTCTGCGTGGGGCTTCCTCCCTGCAGTCCTTCGACTCCGCTACGACAACCTCTCGGGTGCAGTGGTGATGCACGCGCTGAACAACCTGTTTGCCTACGTAGTCGTGGTCGCAGCCGGGTGGGCGTGA